One window of the Terriglobia bacterium genome contains the following:
- a CDS encoding Crp/Fnr family transcriptional regulator, with amino-acid sequence MGPKRNKAFTAKAFLAEVGEGRSVTPYRRKEVIFSQGDPGDAVYYIQKGKVKLTVFSPRGKEAVIALLGEEGFFGEACLNGQLKRMETATAIEESAIARIPRESMLRMLQKERKFSEVFIHYLLTRNIRIQEDLVDQLFNSSERRLARVLLLLAQFGKVDTSEVLIPKVSQETLADMIGTTRSRVSYFMNKFRKLGFIEYNGGLKVHNSLLNIVLHD; translated from the coding sequence ATGGGACCGAAGCGAAATAAGGCTTTTACCGCAAAGGCTTTTCTTGCCGAAGTCGGTGAAGGAAGAAGTGTAACGCCATACCGGCGGAAGGAAGTGATTTTTTCTCAGGGAGATCCCGGGGATGCCGTTTACTATATCCAAAAGGGGAAAGTGAAGCTGACGGTTTTCTCACCCCGTGGAAAGGAAGCCGTGATCGCCCTGCTCGGCGAGGAAGGGTTTTTTGGCGAGGCCTGCCTGAATGGGCAGCTGAAGCGTATGGAGACGGCCACCGCGATTGAAGAATCAGCCATTGCGCGCATCCCCAGGGAGTCGATGCTGCGAATGCTCCAAAAGGAACGCAAGTTCTCTGAGGTTTTCATTCACTACCTGTTGACGCGCAACATTCGTATTCAAGAGGACCTCGTGGATCAATTGTTCAATTCCAGCGAAAGAAGGCTGGCCCGGGTCTTGCTGTTGCTGGCTCAGTTTGGCAAGGTCGATACCTCTGAGGTGTTGATCCCGAAGGTCAGCCAGGAGACCCTGGCGGATATGATCGGGACCACCCGGTCGAGGGTCAGTTACTTCATGAACAAATTCAGGAAGCTGGGGTTCATTGAATACAACGGCGGATTAAAGGTTCACAACTCACTCCTCAACATTGTCCTTCACGACTAA
- a CDS encoding Crp/Fnr family transcriptional regulator, giving the protein MPRNRNSNFNTRTFLVEFGDGKSVLKCRPRQIIFTQGDRGEAVYYIQNGKVKLTVISGDGKEGVVGLLGKEDFFGEGCLVGQTSHIATATALEESEIIRLPKESMLRMLSSKPEFSALFIHYLVTRNARIQENLADLLFNSSEKRLARALLFLSHLGNGEKYDLLIPKISHEMLAEMIGTTRSRVTCFMNKFRKLGFIEYNGGLKVHGSIINILLHGPVARKVPQPTVD; this is encoded by the coding sequence ATGCCACGCAACCGTAACTCGAACTTCAATACGAGGACTTTCCTCGTCGAATTCGGTGACGGAAAAAGTGTTTTGAAATGCCGGCCGAGGCAAATCATTTTCACGCAGGGAGACCGCGGAGAGGCGGTTTATTATATTCAAAACGGGAAAGTGAAGCTGACGGTCATCTCAGGTGATGGGAAAGAAGGAGTTGTAGGGTTGTTGGGGAAGGAGGACTTTTTCGGGGAGGGATGCCTGGTAGGACAAACCAGTCACATTGCGACAGCCACCGCGCTCGAAGAATCGGAAATTATACGACTCCCCAAGGAATCGATGCTGCGCATGCTCAGCAGCAAGCCTGAATTCTCAGCCCTCTTCATCCACTACCTGGTGACCCGCAATGCTCGAATCCAAGAAAACCTGGCCGATCTCCTGTTTAATTCCAGCGAGAAGCGACTGGCCCGGGCCTTGTTGTTTCTTTCGCACCTTGGAAACGGTGAAAAGTATGATCTGTTGATTCCAAAGATCAGCCATGAGATGCTGGCGGAAATGATCGGGACCACCCGGTCGAGGGTCACTTGCTTCATGAATAAATTCAGGAAGCTGGGGTTCATTGAATACAACGGTGGCTTGAAAGTTCACGGCTCAATCATCAACATTCTTCTTCACGGTCCCGTAGCGCGAAAGGTCCCCCAACCGACCGTAGACTAA